The nucleotide window TCATGGGGGCGCTGCACCAGGGCGTGCTGGTGATTGGCCATGTGGGCGATTCGCGTGCCTACCGTTGGCGTGGCGGTGTGCTGGCTCAGTTGACGCGCGACCATTCTCTGCTGCAGGAGCAGGTCGACATTGGCCTCATCACGCCCGAGGAAGCCGCGGCATCGGGCAACCGCAACCTGGTGACGCGCGCGCTGGGTGTCGAGGACACGGTGCTGCTCGATCTGCAAGAAGTCGACGTGGCCTGGGGCGATGTGTTTCTGCTGTGCTCCGACGGCTTGAATGACATGCTGTCGGACGAGGACATCGCGGCCGTGCTGGCTGCTGGCGAACCGCTCGAGCAAACCACGCAGCGCCTGATCGACCTGGCCAACCAGCGGGGCGGCCGCGACAATGTGTCGGTGATCATGGTGAAAGCCCATGAGCCACCCAAAAAAACCGGGGTCATGTCCAAATTGCTGAGAAAATAAGCGCCGACCGGCCTGTCAAGGGCCTCATGATTGGACTTCAATGGGCAACCACTCATCAGCACAAGCTACAAAAACGGGAGTCATTTCATGCCGAAGTTGATCGTCTCGATCGACGGCGTCGTTGTTAAGGAATTTCAGCTGACCAAGGATCGCTCGACCATTGGACGGCGGCCCTACAACGACGTGGTCATCGACAACCTGGCCGTCAGCGGCGAGCATGCCGTCATACAGATGGCTGGCGGACAGGCCACGCTTGAGGATCTGGGCAGCACCAATGGCACCTACATCAATGGCAAGGCGGTCAAGAAGCAGGTGCTGGTGGGCGATGACACGATTGAGGTTGGCAAGTACAAGCTCAAGTTTCTCGACGGCGAAACCTTGTCCGCGCCGGTCAGCCTGACGGGCGCCGGACTGTCGGTGCCGATGGGCGTGGATGAACTAGCGGTTGGCAGTCATGTCGGCCCCCGCGTGCGGGTGCTCAACGGCAACGCCGCAGGGCGCGAAATGGATCTCACGAAGATCGTCACCACCGTTGGCAAACCAGGCTTGTGCGTGGCTGCCATTACCCGCAAGGCCCAAGGCTTCGACTTGGCGCACGTCGAGGGCCAGCACGTGGCCGCCGTCAATGGCGTGACTGTGGATGCCGGCCCCATCACGCTCAAGAATCGTGATCAGATCGACCTGGGCGGCATTCGCTTGGAGTTCGTCGACCGTTGAGCGCGCGCCCGGCACGGGGTGAGGGCTCCAGGCTCTGGGCCGGCTTCAGGCGCCATCGCAAACGCAGCCTGGCCACGGCGGTGCTCGTGCTGTTGGCCGTACTGCATGCTGCGGGGCTGTGGCGCCTGTCACCGCTTGAGCGGATGGACGAGGCGCTGTACGACCGCCGTCTGCAGCTGACCATGCCAGGCACGCTCGACGAGCGGGTGGTCATCATCGACATCGACGAGCGCAGTCTGGCGCGCGTTGGCCAGTGGCCGTGGAGCCGCACGCGCGTGGCCGCCTTGGTGCGCGAGCTGATTGAGCGCCAGCAGGTCGCCGCGCTCGGTCTCGATGTGGTGTTTGCCGAGCCAGACGGCAGCTCGGGCCTGCAAAACCTGGAACAACTGGCGCGTGAGGACTTGCGCGACAACGCCGCCTTCGGCGACTGGCTGGCTCGCGCCGCACCCAGCCTGAACTACGACCAGCAGTTGGCGGCGGCGCTTCAAAGCGGCCCGGTCGCGCTCGGCTACTACTTCAGCAGCGATCAGGACGCGCGCCGCTCGGGCGCGCTGCCGCGTCCACTGGCCGTGCTGGATGCGCTGCCACACGGCATGCTGCAGTGGGACGGCTATGGCGGCAACATCGCGCCCCTGACCGTTGTGGCGCATACCGCAGGGTTCTTCAATTCCGTGGCCGATCCCGACGGCAAGGTGCGAGCCGTGCCCTTGATCGCCGGCTTCGACAGCGCGTTTTACGAATCGCTGTCGCTGGCCATGTTGCGCTTGGGCCGAGGGCAGTCACCTTTGCAGGTGCGGCGCGTCGGCGGCCGAGCCGATGGCGAGCTGTCGTCGGTGGTGGTCGGAGTTGGCGCCGATCGGTTGCAGGTGCCCCTCGACACACGGGGCACGGCGCTGGTGCCATATCGAGGGCCCGGCGGCCCGGCGGGTGGATCGTTTCGCTACATTTCCGCGCTCGACGTGCTTGAAGGGCGACTTGAGCCCGGGCAGTTGAAGGGCCGCTACGCGTTGTTGGGTTTCACCACGCCCGGGCTGATGGACTTGCGCGCCACGCCAGTGGGCGAGGCCTACCCCGGTGTCGAGGTGCACGCCAACCTCGTTTCGGGCATGCTCGATGGTCGAATCGCCGCGCGCCCCGACTACTCGGCGGCTTACGAAGTCGTGCTGCTTTTCCTGCTCGGCGCGGTGTTGGCCATCGGCCTGCCCATGCTGCCGGTCGGCGGCGCTTTGGCGCTGGGGCTGGCGCTGCTGGGCGGGTTGCTGGCGCTCGATTTGTCGCTGTACCTGGGCGCCGGCCTGGTCATGCCACTGGCTGCGTCGTTGGTGCTGACGCTGACCGCATTGGCCGCCAACATGGCACTCGGCTACTTCGTCGAAAGCCGGGCCAAGCGCGAACTGGCGCGGCAGTTCGCCACCTACGTGCCGCCCGAGCTGGTGCGCCAGATGGAGCGCAACCCCGAGCGCTACAGCATGCAGGCGCGCGCCGAAGAACTCACCGTCATGTTCTGCGATCTGCGCGGCTTCACGACCTTGTCCGAAACCATGGAGCCGCTGGCATTGCAAGCGCTGCTGAACGACGTACTCACGCGGCTCACCCACGTCATCCGCGCGCACCAGGGCACCATCGACAAATACATGGGCGATTGCGTCATGGCCTTCTGGGGCGCGCCCGTGGCCATGCCCGGCCATGCCCGCCTGGCGGTTGATGCTGCCTTGGCCATGCTGCAATCCATGCGTGCGCTGAACGCCGAGCGCGCTGTCCACGGCGCGCCGCCAGTGCTGGTGGGCATCGGGCTCAACACCGGCGTCATGTCGGTCGGCAACATGGGCTCGGACCTGCGGCGCGCCTACACCGTCATCGGCGACGCCGTGAACCTGGCCGCCCGGCTGGAAGCGCTCACGCGCGTGTACGACGTCGGGCTTATTGCCAGCGAAGTCACCATGAAGCAGGCCGCGAGCGCAGGCCACATCTGGCAAGAACTCGACCGCGTACGCGTCAAGGGCAAGCACCAAGCCGTGACCATTCATACCGTGCGCGCGGCCGGGGGTCATGACGACGCAGAGCTGCGCGCAGAACTGGCGCTGTGGGAGCAAGCACTGCGCCTTTGGCGCGCTGGCGCGTTCGCCGAATTTTCTGAAATAGTCAACATCCTGACCCAGCAGCATGCCAACTTTTACCTCTACCGGCTGTACGGTCAACGGGTAGCCTCCTGCCTCCAGGCCCCACCGGCTCCCGGCTGGGACGGCACCACGGTCTTCGAGGCCAAATGAGCTAGGGCCGATTCATCAGGGTGGTGTGCTCGTAGGCTCCAGTCCGCCGTTTTTGCACCGCGTTCCGTGGCCCGACGAAATCTGTCAAACCCGTGCCCGCCTGAGTCAATCGACAAGTTTTGTCACCGCCACCGACCCGCTGGCGCGACACAGATTGTCACTTGAACGCCTGCAGCCCCAACAGCCTGTGACAAAGCGCACAAAAAACCCCAACTGCGCCCGTTGGCACGCGCAGTGCAACCCATCAGGGTGTGCGGCGACGCACCAAGCGTAGTGTCTCCAAGGTCTCAACCCCAACTCAACTGAAGAGGAAATTGAAATGAAATCGCTCCAAAAAGGTTTTACCCTGATCGAATTGATGATTGTCGTGGCGATCATCGGTATTCTGGCTGCCATCGCTCTGCCAGCATATCAGGATTATGTAGCACGCGCCCAGGCCTCTGAAGCACTGAAGGCGACCGCAGGCCTGCAGGCGGACATTGGCGTTAACTATGCGGACAGCAACAGCCTTGCGCCTACTTCTACAATGAGCGCTCAAGCCAGTTCGCTGGGCGGTAAGTACTTCTCTGTTGGGGGTGTATCGCTTGGCAGTACGGGGCAAATTATGGTTGCATTTAACAATGGTGCGCTCGCCAGCCAGGGCATGACCATTACACCTACTGCTGCTAATGGTCAAATCCAATACTGGATTTGCAGCGGCCTGTCAAAGCCCGCCCATATTCCTTCAACCTGCCGTCAACGTTAATTTATGTTGTCCCTTGGCTGAAAGATGCGCTTAGTATGCTATCAGTCGCTATAGGAGATAACTTATAATATAGGGCCTTCGGGCCCTTTTTTTATTTCACCATGACCGATCGCACGCAAAGATTGATATTTGGCTTGTTGGGGGGCGTAATTGTATTCGCAACCTATTTCCCAGTTATCCATTTGGGGTATGTTTGGGACGACATTCCTTATCTGGTTGAAAATGAAAATTTCAGAGGCGTAAACGCCTTATTTAATGCCTTCACTCAATCATTTATACCTGAGCGCGCGTACTATAGGCCATTGGTGATATTGACATATATCGCTTTGCCATTTGAGGGTATATATGGGCCATTATTGCAGCATACCGCGAATTTGATTATACATGTAATTAATTCAACTCTTGTTTACGTTTTGAGTTTGACCGTGTTGCGCATTAAATCCAATGCACATGCAAGACGCTCGCACAGCTGGATCGCATTAGCGATGTCGCTGCTATTTGGGTTGCATCCGGTAATGGTGGAAACCGTCGCTTGGGTCTCAGGTAGATATGATTTAATGATGCTCACGTGGGTATTGTTGGTAATATATGTAGAGCTTACGTTAAAAAAGGGTACGCTCAAATACTTTCTATTGACCCTTCTATTTTTCTTTTCCATGGCGAGTAAAGAGGCGGCAATTGGGCTGCCAGTGGCCATGCTATCGATCCATATATTCATTTGGCATATGAAAGAAAAATGTGGCGAAGGGGCCCATCTACGCAGCTATATTCTTAAAATTACGCCGACGTACATCTCGTTGGGACTCGGACTGGTATTTTATTTGCTGTTGAGAAAAATGGCATTGGGGGAGGTTTTGGGTCAATCGCAAGTTGGCGTCACTTTTGCCGGGGGAGTTCTGGATCGTCTAAATGTTGCAACTTTGGCCTTGCGGGAATACGCAAATGTTATAGTGAACCCTTGGAAATTTTCAAGTCCATTTCATCCTTTTACACAGGATGAAATCAACATCGGGGACCTTGGCTTTGTTTTGATATTAATTTTCGTGGCGGGTTGTGTGTGGATATCTTTTAGAAGCACTGCCTTGTTGCCTGTAATTATATTTATCTCAATGGCATGGCCGACATTGCATTTTATTGGAATCCCGAATGGGGAAAATATAATTTCAGACCGGTATGCTCAAGCTCCGTGGGCTTTATTTTTAGTATTATTTTCTTCAGTGATTATGGAAATCATATCCAGGGTCAGATTTGAGCGAAATATTGTTCCGGTTGCCATGGGTTTTTCGTGCGCGATTATATTATTTCTGTACGCTATTTTTGCAAATGTTACAATACCATTGTGGTCTAATAACTTAAGATTTTGGTCGTTTGTTTATGAAAAACATCCTGACTCCGGAACTGCCGCAATCAATTACGGTGCTAATAAGTACTTGGTAGCGCAAGATTGGACTGGCGCCATTGTGTTTTTCAATGAGCTGGATAAGAAGTTTACAAAGGAGTCTAAGGTTTTTGTATATAGCAATCTCATGATTGCTCATGTTGGTCTTAAGCAGTATGAAGAGGCCAAAAATATTTATGATAGATTTATTAAATTGCCTCATCAATTGAGCAAATCGGAGGCGGCTTCAATGCTGTGTGCTCGTGCATTTGTGGGATTTTCGACGAAGGAATATGCGGCGGCAATGACATTTTTTGAAAATGGGTTGATGTTGAATGGTAGTCAACACATGTGCCGTATGTTTTATGTTAGAAATTTGATCTCACTCGGTGATAATGTAAATGCTATTCAGCAGCTTGAATTGCTTGCAAATTCCGGGGTAAAGGGTTATGAATTGTCTGCAAGAAAAATGTTGGCCGCTATAAAAACTGGTCAGGAAATAAAAAATTTGGATTAAATTTGGCTGAGCATTTCATTAATTATGCTTGATTTCTATTCGGCCAGAGGAGTTTTTTAATTTTAGGATGCCTGATTTAGTTGAGGTATGGAGGATTTGTATGTTGGATTCCAAGCGCTCAAATCAAGCGACATACTTAATTTTGATTGCCCTGATTTTATGTACCCTTGTGTTTTCATCGGCAATAACGGGTGTGGGAAACTATGCGCTTGATGATGCCTATATCGTTGAGCATTCTGTTAAGGGGATTTTAATTAATGATGAGAGTAGATTCATAAAATCTACGCCCTGGGAGGGGGTAACTAGTCCTGTCTATGTGGCGTTGGTAACTAGTATGTCGCTCGTGATGCCTTTGCAGTTGGCGCACTGGGTCGTCGGCGTTGTTTCTACGCTCCTCTTGGTGTCAGGTTGGTATTTGGTGTTTTTGCGATATTCTATTAATCCGGTGGCTTCAGCAGTTGCAGTAGGCACAGGTATAATGGCGGGCATGAGTTTCTATCAGCTGAATAACGGGCTGGAAACTGGTTTGGCAATGGCTGCGGCCACATGGACGCTGCTTGCGCTAGATTACGACGTAACTCCTCGCTGGGGTTATATATTAGCTGGCGTTCAGTTTTTTATTCGCCCTGAGCTTGCGGCCTTATCAGGGATTTTCTTTGCAATTATCCTTGCTAGGCGGTCGGTTGGATGGAAAAAAGGGGGGATTATAGCATTGTGTTCTTTCGCTATCCCCGCCACTTTTATTTTTCTGCTGACTGGCGCCTTAGTTTCTAACACCTTGTCGGCAAAGACATACTTTTTTGCTGAGGGGTGCAGACCAGATGCACTGAAATTAAACTTCGCTCTCTCTGCGGTGTCGAGCTTTATTGGTAGTCTTGGAGTCTTTTCGATCGGCTTTGTGTTCGCGATATTGTCTCGCCAGAGAGTGGCTCTTATTTTTTTTGCTTTAATATTTTTCATTGCTTATTACAAAATATTTCCCGGAGCATTGTTTCACAACTACCATAGATATCTCTATTTACTTCTTCCAATTGCGATTTTCGGATGGGCGGCCTACATCGGCCACAAAAATCGAAAAATCAGTCTCTCCGGTTACGTGCTCGGTGCGGTCGCATCGATTTTCGTGGTTTATTCTTCAGGCTCTGCTTTTCGGTTCTATTTAGAAGAAGTTCGTGTAGTATCATTAGATAATTTACAGATGTCTCATTGGGTTGAGCGCCATGTTCCGCAGGGCTCCGTTGTGATGGTGCATGATGCAGGTAAAATTTCTACAGTCGGCGAGCAGCCACTGGTAGATTTAGTTGGTTTGAAGTCGGCTTACAGTATGGCAGTTCATCGGCAGACAACATTTAAGAATTGTCAAAGGATTCCAGAGGCGATTTCCAATATTGCTAAAAATGCTCGCGCATCTTACATGGTGGTTACGGCTGATTGGGATCGGATATTTGGGATCAGTCAGTCTCTGGAGTACGCTGGTTGGTCAGTCGAGCGTGCCGACACGGAGCGTGGTAATTCAATCTATAGGGTTTATAAAATTACCTATCTTAATTAATGAGCATAAGTCAAAATATTGGTTCTAATCTTCATGCGCTAGAAGGCGCCTGTTGATAAATATGTTTCGTCATGAATACTGCTTCGCTGCGATGGACTTAACTCTTACGGCAGTGGGTTTCTTTCCGGGCTCAATCGACTTTAGATTTTGAATCTAAATGGTTGATTAGGCGTTAGCACAGCTATCGAGGCTGTGACGCGCACTGCGGCGTCTTGTGGATCAATCACTTGCATGCAAGCTAGTAGGGCCGCGTTGTCCAAATGGAGTGGAGCGAGGCTTGGGCACAATGCGCCCCATGCCTGTACAAGTTTCCCTCGTGGCGATGATCACTCTGCCCTGGCTTTGGCCTTTCACTTCGGGGCCGGTGGTGGCTGCGCAACCTTATATGGTCTCAGTAGGTCTCGGCGCGCTGTTTTTAGCGCTTTGCCCGCGAGATGCCGAGCGCGGCCTGGCGCTGGCGTCACTGGGCTGGCTGGTGGCGGCGCTGGTCAGCGGCTTCATTGCCCTGCTGCAATACTTCAACTTTGAAGGCCCACTCCACCCCTGGGTCAACATCGCTGAACCTGGTCAGGCGTTCGGCAATCTGCGGCAGCCTAACCAGTTGGCAACGCTGCTGGTGATCGGGCTGCTGGCCGTGCGCTGGGCGCGCACGCGCCACCGGTCGGCAACCGCAACCGCACCCGCATGGGCTGCCGCGGCCCTGATGCTGATCGCGCTGGCGGCCACGGCCTCGCGCGTAGGCCTGGTGGAGTTGCTGACGCTGGGGGCGCTGGCGCTGTGGTGGGCCTGGCGCGGCGGCGCGCGGTGGCGCTCTGTGGGGCGGGCCACGGGCGCAGCGCTGGCGCTGTTCGCCCTGGCGGCGCTGACTCTGCCCTGGGCCCTGCAAGACACTGAAGGTCTGGCCGGTCGCGCGTTGGTGGATCGCCTGCAGCACGCCGAATCGACCTGCGGCAGCCGCTTGATCCTGTGGCGCAACGTGCTGCACCTGATCGCGCAAAAGCCCTGGCTGGGTTGGGGCTGGGGCGAGTTGGATTACGCGCACTACATCACGCTGTATAGCGGCCCGCGCTTTTGTCATATCCTGGACAACGCGCACAACCTGCCGCTGCATATCGCGGTCGAGTTGGGGGTGCCGCTCGCGCTGGCGTTTTGCACGGCGATCGTGTGGCTGGTGTGGCGCGGCCGCCCGTGGGCCGAGCAGGACGCCACGCGCCAGCTGGCCTGGGGCGTGCTGGCGGTGATCGGTATCCACAGCCTGGTCGAATATCCGCTGTGGTACGGGCCGTTCCAGATCGCGGGGGCGATTTGCGTGTGGCTTTTGTGGGTCACGCGGCCGGCGTTGAACGGCGTGACGCCCACTCCGCGAATGGGCTTGCGGCGTGCGGTGGCCGCCATCATTCTGGCCGCAACGGCCTATGCCGGTTGGGACTACCACCGCATCAGCCAGATCTATCTGCCGGTGGAAGAGCGCGCGGCCGTTTACCGCGATGACGCCATGGGACACGCGCGCCGCTCTTGGCTGTATGCCGACGTGGTGCGCTTCGCCGACGTCACCACACGCCCGGCGGTGCGTGAGAACGCCGCCTGGATGCTGCCCGCGGCGTTGCAGGCGCTGCATTTTTCGCCCGAACCGCGCGTGGCCATCAACGTCATCGAAAGCGCCACGCTGCTGGGGCGGGACGATCTGGCGCTGGCGCATCTGGCGCGGTTTCGCGCGGCCTTTCCGAAAGAGCACGCGCGTTGGGTGCAAGGCAACGCGCGCCGGCTGCAGGCGGTGGGCGATCAGTTGAAGGCCGCTGGCGAAGGCGCCTCCGCGGCAGCGTCTGATGGTGAAATCAGACGCTAACGCTTAGCTGTAGAGCGCAAACAGCTATCAAATTAGGACTGAAACCGCGCCGTACAACGGCGCCCGATCGAATCAGCGCGCCACGTAGCTGCCCGATTTGCCGCCGTGCTTTTCCAGCAGCCGTACGCCTGTCATCACCATGCCGCGGTCGGCCGCCTTGCACATGTCGTAGATGGTCAGCAGAGCGACCTGCACCGCCGTCAGCGCTTCCATCTCGACACCGGTGGGACCGGTGGTTTCCACCGTGGCGGTGCAAAAAACGGCGGCAGCGCTGGATCCATCAGTGCGAGCAACTTCGAAATCAATAGCAACGCGCGACAGCGCCAGCGGGTGGCAGAGCGGGATCAGATCGCTCGTGCGCTTGGCGGCCATGATGCCGGCGATGCGCGCAATGCCCAGCACATCGCCCTTCTTGGCGCTGCCCGATTCAATCAGCGCCAGCGTGGCTGGCTGCATTTCGATGCACCCCTTGGCCACGGCGATCCGGTGCGTCGCCGGCTTGGCGCCGACGTCCACCATGTGGGCCTGGCCCTGGGCGTCGAAGTGGGTCAGCGAAGGGGCGACAGGGGTATTCATCGGTAACGTGGCGCAGCGGCGGGCCAAAAGTGGGCATCATAAGCAGCATGACCAAGCTGCACGATGCACCGTGGCGCCCCATGCATTGCCTTTGCCTGACTCGCCGCCAGGCCACAGGTTTGTTTGCGCTCGCCTTTTTGCCCCTGCACGTCGCGGGCCAGTCGGGCGAGCCAGCAGGCGGTGCTCGCGCGGGACTGCCCTCACTGGGCGACGCCGGCGCCATGACGCCGCTGGAAGAGCGCAAGCTGGGCGACGCCATCATCCGCGAGCTGTACCGCGACCCCGATTACATCGACGACCCGGTGGTGGGCGAATACGTCGATGGCATCTGGCGCCGCTTGCTGGCCGGCGCCCGCGTGCGCGGCGAGCTGCCGGCCGAGCTGGACGAGCGCTACGCCTGGGCCGTGCTGCTGGGGCGCGACCGCAGCATCAACGCTTTTGCGCTGCCGGGCGGCTATTTCGGCCTGCACCTGGGGCTGGTGGGCGCGGTGGCCTCGCGTGACGAGCTGGCCTCCGTGCTGGCGCACGAGATGACGCACATCACGCAGCGTCATATTCCGCGTCTGCTCGGCCAGCAGAGCCGGCAGGCGCCGCTGATGCTGGCGGCCATGGTGCTGGGCGCCATTGCCGCCAGCAAAAACCCGCAGGCGGGGGCCGCGCTGGCGGTGGGCGGGCAGGCGGCGGTGATTCAGCAGCAGCTCAACTTCTCGCGCGACATGGAGCGCGAGGCCGACCGCATCGGTTACGGCGTGATGACGCAGGCGGGCTATGCGCCGCAGGGCTTCGCCGGCATGTTCGAGAAGCTGCAATCCGCCTCGCGCATCAACGACAACGGCGACTGGCCTTATCTGCGCAGCCACCCGCTGACCACGCAGCGCATCGCCGACATGCAGCAGCGCCAGCAGAGTCAGCCGCGCCAGGTCCAGCCCGCTGACCTGGAAGCCCTGCTCGTCGCCGCCCGCGCGCGCGTGCTGGGGCGCCCGGGCGTGGATGTGCTGCGCGCCTGGATGGCCGAGCCGGCGCAGCCGGGCTTTGCCGCCCTGCCGCTGCCGCGCCGCGCCGCCGCGCTGTACGCCGCGGCGCTGGCCGAGGCGCAGCTGCGCGATCTGCCCAAGGCCGAGGCGCTGGCGGCGCAATTGGCGCCGCTGGTGGCGGGCGATGCCCAGGCGGCGCGGCAGGCCCGTCTGCTGCAGGCCGAGCTGGCCCTGCAGTCCGGCCAGCCAGCGCGCGCGCTGCAACTGCTGCCCTCCATGCCGCGCGCCGCCGCGGGCGATGTGCAGGGCCAGTCTGGCCGTGCCGTGCTGCTGCTGCGCGCGCAAGCCCAGACGCAAAACGGCCAGGCGGCGCAGGCCGTGGGCACGCTGCAGACGTGGGTCAGCGACCACCCCGGCGACGCCGGCGCGTGGCAGGCTTTGGCGCAAGCCCACGCGGCGCTGGGGCAGACGCTGCGCGCGCTGCGCGCCGAGGGCGAGGTGCCGATGGCGCACATGGACTACGCCGGCGCGGTCGACCGGTGGCGCGCGGCGCAGGATTT belongs to Ottowia testudinis and includes:
- a CDS encoding Stp1/IreP family PP2C-type Ser/Thr phosphatase; this encodes MRFEYSAISDIGRHRANNEDAVMVDAEHGVVVLADGMGGYNAGEVASALAVDLIAGELGRWLKEAASVASMRDVRRAMEICVDNANRAIFDAAHTHEAYAGMGTTLVMGALHQGVLVIGHVGDSRAYRWRGGVLAQLTRDHSLLQEQVDIGLITPEEAAASGNRNLVTRALGVEDTVLLDLQEVDVAWGDVFLLCSDGLNDMLSDEDIAAVLAAGEPLEQTTQRLIDLANQRGGRDNVSVIMVKAHEPPKKTGVMSKLLRK
- a CDS encoding FHA domain-containing protein, which codes for MPKLIVSIDGVVVKEFQLTKDRSTIGRRPYNDVVIDNLAVSGEHAVIQMAGGQATLEDLGSTNGTYINGKAVKKQVLVGDDTIEVGKYKLKFLDGETLSAPVSLTGAGLSVPMGVDELAVGSHVGPRVRVLNGNAAGREMDLTKIVTTVGKPGLCVAAITRKAQGFDLAHVEGQHVAAVNGVTVDAGPITLKNRDQIDLGGIRLEFVDR
- a CDS encoding CHASE2 domain-containing protein, coding for MSARPARGEGSRLWAGFRRHRKRSLATAVLVLLAVLHAAGLWRLSPLERMDEALYDRRLQLTMPGTLDERVVIIDIDERSLARVGQWPWSRTRVAALVRELIERQQVAALGLDVVFAEPDGSSGLQNLEQLAREDLRDNAAFGDWLARAAPSLNYDQQLAAALQSGPVALGYYFSSDQDARRSGALPRPLAVLDALPHGMLQWDGYGGNIAPLTVVAHTAGFFNSVADPDGKVRAVPLIAGFDSAFYESLSLAMLRLGRGQSPLQVRRVGGRADGELSSVVVGVGADRLQVPLDTRGTALVPYRGPGGPAGGSFRYISALDVLEGRLEPGQLKGRYALLGFTTPGLMDLRATPVGEAYPGVEVHANLVSGMLDGRIAARPDYSAAYEVVLLFLLGAVLAIGLPMLPVGGALALGLALLGGLLALDLSLYLGAGLVMPLAASLVLTLTALAANMALGYFVESRAKRELARQFATYVPPELVRQMERNPERYSMQARAEELTVMFCDLRGFTTLSETMEPLALQALLNDVLTRLTHVIRAHQGTIDKYMGDCVMAFWGAPVAMPGHARLAVDAALAMLQSMRALNAERAVHGAPPVLVGIGLNTGVMSVGNMGSDLRRAYTVIGDAVNLAARLEALTRVYDVGLIASEVTMKQAASAGHIWQELDRVRVKGKHQAVTIHTVRAAGGHDDAELRAELALWEQALRLWRAGAFAEFSEIVNILTQQHANFYLYRLYGQRVASCLQAPPAPGWDGTTVFEAK
- a CDS encoding pilin, with the translated sequence MKSLQKGFTLIELMIVVAIIGILAAIALPAYQDYVARAQASEALKATAGLQADIGVNYADSNSLAPTSTMSAQASSLGGKYFSVGGVSLGSTGQIMVAFNNGALASQGMTITPTAANGQIQYWICSGLSKPAHIPSTCRQR
- a CDS encoding tetratricopeptide repeat protein, with translation MTDRTQRLIFGLLGGVIVFATYFPVIHLGYVWDDIPYLVENENFRGVNALFNAFTQSFIPERAYYRPLVILTYIALPFEGIYGPLLQHTANLIIHVINSTLVYVLSLTVLRIKSNAHARRSHSWIALAMSLLFGLHPVMVETVAWVSGRYDLMMLTWVLLVIYVELTLKKGTLKYFLLTLLFFFSMASKEAAIGLPVAMLSIHIFIWHMKEKCGEGAHLRSYILKITPTYISLGLGLVFYLLLRKMALGEVLGQSQVGVTFAGGVLDRLNVATLALREYANVIVNPWKFSSPFHPFTQDEINIGDLGFVLILIFVAGCVWISFRSTALLPVIIFISMAWPTLHFIGIPNGENIISDRYAQAPWALFLVLFSSVIMEIISRVRFERNIVPVAMGFSCAIILFLYAIFANVTIPLWSNNLRFWSFVYEKHPDSGTAAINYGANKYLVAQDWTGAIVFFNELDKKFTKESKVFVYSNLMIAHVGLKQYEEAKNIYDRFIKLPHQLSKSEAASMLCARAFVGFSTKEYAAAMTFFENGLMLNGSQHMCRMFYVRNLISLGDNVNAIQQLELLANSGVKGYELSARKMLAAIKTGQEIKNLD
- a CDS encoding PglL family O-oligosaccharyltransferase: MVSVGLGALFLALCPRDAERGLALASLGWLVAALVSGFIALLQYFNFEGPLHPWVNIAEPGQAFGNLRQPNQLATLLVIGLLAVRWARTRHRSATATAPAWAAAALMLIALAATASRVGLVELLTLGALALWWAWRGGARWRSVGRATGAALALFALAALTLPWALQDTEGLAGRALVDRLQHAESTCGSRLILWRNVLHLIAQKPWLGWGWGELDYAHYITLYSGPRFCHILDNAHNLPLHIAVELGVPLALAFCTAIVWLVWRGRPWAEQDATRQLAWGVLAVIGIHSLVEYPLWYGPFQIAGAICVWLLWVTRPALNGVTPTPRMGLRRAVAAIILAATAYAGWDYHRISQIYLPVEERAAVYRDDAMGHARRSWLYADVVRFADVTTRPAVRENAAWMLPAALQALHFSPEPRVAINVIESATLLGRDDLALAHLARFRAAFPKEHARWVQGNARRLQAVGDQLKAAGEGASAAASDGEIRR
- the moaC gene encoding cyclic pyranopterin monophosphate synthase MoaC, with product MNTPVAPSLTHFDAQGQAHMVDVGAKPATHRIAVAKGCIEMQPATLALIESGSAKKGDVLGIARIAGIMAAKRTSDLIPLCHPLALSRVAIDFEVARTDGSSAAAVFCTATVETTGPTGVEMEALTAVQVALLTIYDMCKAADRGMVMTGVRLLEKHGGKSGSYVAR
- a CDS encoding M48 family metalloprotease; the encoded protein is MTKLHDAPWRPMHCLCLTRRQATGLFALAFLPLHVAGQSGEPAGGARAGLPSLGDAGAMTPLEERKLGDAIIRELYRDPDYIDDPVVGEYVDGIWRRLLAGARVRGELPAELDERYAWAVLLGRDRSINAFALPGGYFGLHLGLVGAVASRDELASVLAHEMTHITQRHIPRLLGQQSRQAPLMLAAMVLGAIAASKNPQAGAALAVGGQAAVIQQQLNFSRDMEREADRIGYGVMTQAGYAPQGFAGMFEKLQSASRINDNGDWPYLRSHPLTTQRIADMQQRQQSQPRQVQPADLEALLVAARARVLGRPGVDVLRAWMAEPAQPGFAALPLPRRAAALYAAALAEAQLRDLPKAEALAAQLAPLVAGDAQAARQARLLQAELALQSGQPARALQLLPSMPRAAAGDVQGQSGRAVLLLRAQAQTQNGQAAQAVGTLQTWVSDHPGDAGAWQALAQAHAALGQTLRALRAEGEVPMAHMDYAGAVDRWRAAQDFSRQHPGGAADQIDANIIDTRLRLAQEALQQQRLEDAKRR